In Terriglobia bacterium, the DNA window GCGATCTTCAGCCTGTCGGTGGGCAAGAAACGGTGAATCGCTGCAAATATTCCCCAGGCAATCAAGATCGCCGCGGCAGTCATGGGAAGATATAAGCGGTGCTCAAAAAGCAGGTCTTTACTCGGCACGATCGAGGAGGTTGGGGCCAGAAAGAGCAGAAATGCCAGAACTAAAAACGACAGGGTAGGATTGAATCTTCGCATGCGAACCGCGAAAAACACAAGGGCGCAAAGCATAATCACGCAAAGTATCGCGGTCGGTGAGGCTGGTGGGGCCGGCTGAAAGTCGTGATCGATCGAGAGTCCCGCAGGGAAGAGCAACAGACGCAGATAGGTTGCCAGAACTTGGAATTGAGCCAGGAGATATTGGAGGGAGCCACCCATGAGCGCCAGGCCTGTCGTGCGTTCACCGCGGCCCCAGAGGTTGTACAAAGCCCAAACGGCGGCCAGCCCTGCCAGCGTCAGAACAGCAACGATCGAGCGCCAGCGAACCAAATGCTGTCGAAAGGTCTTTAACGTTCCGGACTCGGCCCAGACCAGCGCTGCCCAGATCAAGGGTAGGATCAGAGCCGCTTCCTTGGAAGCGGCCGCCAGGAAGAAACAGAAACCGGAGAGCGCGAACCATGTGCGCCGGTTTTGCGACAGTTGCGCTTGGAGGAAGCTCGCCATGGATATAAGTGAAAAAAAGGCTGCCAGGAGCGTAGAACGCTGATAGATATAATTTACGGCTTCAGTCTGCACGGGATGCAACGCGAAGATCCCGGCGGCAGCCAGTGGCAACCAGCGTTGCACCAGTGGATCAAAAGAACCAGTCCGGCGCCGCATTAAGAGACGGGCAAACCAATAGAGCGACAGCGCATTCGCCAGATGCAGCAACAGATTTACCAGGTGGTAACCGACCGGCGACATCGCCCCCGCCCGGTAGTTCCAATAGAATGTCAGGTAGGTGAGCTGGCGGGTTTGGGTGGGCTTGAGCAGGTACCACGGATCGCCGGGTTCGGTAACCTGCGGGCTCTGCAGGAACAGGTTGTCGTCGAAATGGAACGGGTTCCCGAGTGAACTCCGGAAGGTCCAGACGGCAACAGCGAGCAGCAAGATCAGGCCTAATGAGGAGGAGGTTCTGCTCTCAGCCAAGCTTGTTCTTCCTCTCCCCGGACATGCGAGCCCGAAGCGGGGCGCTGCTTACGGATGGTAA includes these proteins:
- a CDS encoding tetratricopeptide repeat protein — encoded protein: MAESRTSSSLGLILLLAVAVWTFRSSLGNPFHFDDNLFLQSPQVTEPGDPWYLLKPTQTRQLTYLTFYWNYRAGAMSPVGYHLVNLLLHLANALSLYWFARLLMRRRTGSFDPLVQRWLPLAAAGIFALHPVQTEAVNYIYQRSTLLAAFFSLISMASFLQAQLSQNRRTWFALSGFCFFLAAASKEAALILPLIWAALVWAESGTLKTFRQHLVRWRSIVAVLTLAGLAAVWALYNLWGRGERTTGLALMGGSLQYLLAQFQVLATYLRLLLFPAGLSIDHDFQPAPPASPTAILCVIMLCALVFFAVRMRRFNPTLSFLVLAFLLFLAPTSSIVPSKDLLFEHRLYLPMTAAAILIAWGIFAAIHRFLPTDRLKIAVGLACVSLLLGCYAIASERRTYIWGDGVRLWEDAVAKAPRKARAHYNLAIAYLDRDRQKARQELLVTVELDPNHAAALYNLGWLAQIDGSLDTAGRYYRAAIHADPKTWQAHHNLGNLNLLQGDLQDARREFEETIRERPDYWPAYLNLAALQVRMGDTRAALQTLQFLIRFHGDLLEARYLRAYALVLESRFEEAQNELSFIAERDSAGTYRSRIAELRRQFPARTKSSR